CCCGCTCGGCGACGAGGCGCATCGCGCCGATCTGGCCGCGCACCACCGCGCCGTTCTCCAGCGGCAGCTTGCGGGTGACGAGGTCGATCGCCTGGATGCCGTTGGTGCCCTCGTAGATCGCCGCGATGCGGGCGTCGCGCAGGTGCTGGGCGGCGCCGGTCTCCTCGACGAAGCCCATGCCGCCATGGACCTGGATGCCGAGCGAGGCGACCTCGATGCCGATATCGGTCGAGAAGGCCTTGGCCACCGGGGTCAGCAGCGAGGCCCGGGCCTGCGCGGCCCGGCGCGCCGCCTCGTCCGGCGCCCGGTGGGCGCGGTCGATCGCCTCCGCCGTCAGGTAGCAGATCCCGCGCGAGGCGCCGGTCAGCGCCTTCATGGTGAGCAGCATGCGCTGCACGTCGGGATGCTCGATGATCGCGCTCGCGCCCTCGGCCGCCGCGGTCGCGCGGCCCTGGCGGCGGTCGCGGGCGTAGGACAGCGCCTGCTGATAGGCCCGCTCGGCGATCGCGACGCCCTGGAGGCCGACGCCGAGGCGGGCGTTGTTCATCATCGTGAACATGCAGGCCAGCCCCCGGTTGGCCTCGCCGACGAGCCATCCGGTGGCGCCGTCATACACCATGGTGCAGGTCGGCGAGCCGTGGATGCCGAGCTTGTGCTCGATGCCCGCGCACTTGAGCGCGTTGCGCGCGCCGTCCGGCAGCACCTTCGGCACCAGGAACAGCGAGATGCCCCGGGTGCCGGCCGGCGCGTCGGGAAGGCGCGCGAGCACGAGGTGCACGATGTTGTCGGTGAGGTCGTGCTCGCCCCAGGTGATGTAGATCTTCTCGCCCGAGATCCGGTAGCTGCCGTCGCCCGCGGGCTCGGCCCGGGTGCGCATCACCGAGAGGTCCGAGCCGGCCTGCGGCTCGGTCAGGTTCATGGTGGCGGTCCACTCGCCCGAGACCAGCTTCTCGAGGTAGCGCGCGCGCAGCTCCTCGCTGCCGTGGCGGCTCAGCGCCTCGACGCCGCCGGCGGTGAGCAGCGGCCCGAGGCCGAAGGCCATCGCGGCGGAGTTCCACATCTCGATGCAGGCGGCGTTGAGCAGGATCGGCAGGCCCTGGCCGCCGTACTCGACCGGGCCCGGCAGGGCGTTCCAGCCGCCCTCGGTCCAGGCGCGGTAGGCCTCGCGGTAGCCCGGCGGCATCGTCACCACGCCGTCCTTAAGCGGGGTGCCGTGACGGTCGCCGATTGTGTTGAGCGGCGCCACGACGTCGTTGGCGAAGCGCCCGGCCTCGTCCAGGATCGTGTCGACGAGGTCGTCCGAGAGGTCGCCGTGCAGCCCCTCCGCGATGGCGCGGTCGAGCCCGGCGACGTGCCGGAGGGTGAAGGCCATCTCGGCCACGGGCGCGCGATAGGTCGTCATCGAGGGCTCCTCCCGGGAGAGCGGGGCGGCTTTACGTGGGTGAGCCCGCCCTGCGGGCTCGCCGTGCGAGCCACCCTTTGGATTTGACGTGCGGCCGCCACCGACGCTACGGCCGGCGGCATGGTGACGGATAGTTTAGACGTGAACGATGATCGCGGGTCAATGCCGACCCGGCGGCTGACCGCCGATGACGCGGGCGTCGCCGAGGCCGGCGCCCTGCTGCGGGCCGGCCGGCTCGTCGCGATCCCGACCGAGACCGTCTACGGCCTCGGCGCCGATGCCGGGAGTCCTGCGGCGGTGGCGGCCATCTACGCCGCCAAGGAGCGGCCGCGCTTCAACCCGCTGATCGCCCACCTGCCCGACCTCGCGGGCGCGCGGCGCGAGGGCGCGTTCGGCACGGACGCGCTGCGCCTGGCGGAGGCGTTCTGGCCCGGTCCCCTGACGCTGGTGGTGCCGGTGGCGGCGGGGGGCCGGGTCTGCGACCTCGCCCGGGCCGGGCTGCCGAGCGTGGCGCTCCGGGTGCCCGCGAGCCCCCTCGCCCGCGCGGTGCTGGCGGCGGCGGGCCGCCCGGTGGCGGCGCCCTCGGCCAACCGCTCCGGGCAGGTGAGCCCGACGCAGGCCGATCACGTGCTCGGCGACCTCGACGGGCGGATCGCGGCCGTGCTCGACGGCGGGCCCTGTCCGGTCGGGGTCGAATCGACCATCGTCGCCTGCCTGTCCGGCGATCCGGTTCTGCTGCGGCCGGGCGGCGTGTCGCGCGAGGCCCTCGAGGCGGTGCTGGGCCGGCGGCTCGCGACCCCGACGGCGCCGGCAGGCGCGGCGCCGGTCGCGCCGGGATTGCTCGCCTCGCACTACGCTCCGCGCGCCGCCGTGCGGCTCGACGCGACGGAGGTGCGGCCCGGCGAGGCCGTCCTGCTGTTCGGGGGCGCCGCACCGAGGGGGCTCGATAGCGCCCTCCTCGCCCTGAACCTCAGCCCGGCCGGAGACCTCGGGCAGGCCGCCGCCCGTCTCTTCGCCTATCTGCGCCGGCTCGACGCCGCCGGTCCGGCGACGATCGCGGTGGCGCCGATCCCGGAGGCCGGCCTCGGCGAGGCGATCCGCGACCGGCTCGCCCGCGCCGCGGCGCCGCGGTGAGGATCCGCGCGACGAAAGGGCGGCCGTTCCGTCACCGCCCCCGTCCGTCGCGCCAGCGCAGGAACTCCTGGTAGAGCTGGTCGCGGTCGACCTCGCCCGCGCCCCGGCGCTGGGCCAGGAACTGCGCCACCTCGCCGGGACCCGCCGCGACCTTCGGGGCCGGGCCGCCGCGACGCTCCAGCCAGTCCCGGGCGGCGGGGAAGCGCGGCCAGTCCGGGACCTCGGCGGTGAGGTTCACCTCGCGCCATTTCGGGTGCCGCGGGGCCTTCAGGAAGGCGTCGTACCGGCCGAAGAAGGCGTCGACGAAGCGGGCGATGCGGGTGTAGCGCTCGCTGCCCTTCGGCCAGTTGTAGGCCGCCAGGATGGTGCCGACCGCGAGCGTGCGCACGGCGCTCCCCTCGGGGGCGAGCAGCGGGTAGTCGGCGTGGGTCAGCTCGGCCGGCATGTAGCTCTCGGCGGCGCCCCCCGCGAAGGGCACGTCGAGCAGCCGGAAGCGGTCGCCGCCCTGGAATTCGGACAGCACCGCCACGGGCTTGGCCGCCACCGAGACGAGGGCCGCGATCTCGCCCCGCTCCAGCATGGCGAGGGCCGTCGGCTGGTCGACGTTGACGGGGTCCACCGTGAGGCCGATGCCGGCGAACATCGCGCGCCCGGACACGTCGGTGCCGCTGCCGCGCACGTCGAAGCTCACCTTCCGGCCGGCGAGCTGGCGGATGTCGGTGATCTCCCGGGAGGCCACGACGTGCAACTCGTCATTGAAGAGCCGGGCGATCACGGCGATGTGCGAGGAGGCGTTCCCGACCCGCTTGTCCTTGCGCAGCTGGTCGAGGGAATCGGTGCGCACGAAGCCGATGTCGATGCCGCGCAGGTAGCGCAGGTCGTAGGCGTTCTGCCCCGCGCCCTTGCCCATCACCGGCAGCACCCGCAGGTCGTTGACGCCGTCGAGCACGAAGGCGAGGTCGCTCGCCATGCGGAAGTAGGTGCCGCCGGGGGTGCCGGAGATCACCGCCACGGTGTTGGCGTTGAGGTGGCTGCCGAGCGCCACGTCCTCGGCGGTCTCCCGCGGGGCGGGCGCTTGCCCCCGCGGCCGGGGCGGGACGGCGCGGACGGGCCGGGCGGGCGCCGGGGCCGCGGCGGGCGGCGGGTCGGCGGGCTGCGCCCGGGCCTCCGCGACGGTCCAGGGCAGCAGGAGGGCGAGCCAGAGCGCGGCGCGGCGTGTCATGCGAGGGCGTCCTTCGCTCGGGGTCACTCGCCGCCCCACGGGGCGGCCAGGGAGGGGACGGCGGGCGCCAGCACCCCGCTCAGGACCGGGCCTGGCAGGCCGGCCTGGCGGACCGGATTGGTCCAGGTCGCGGGGCCGCGCCCCGCGAGGCCGGCGGGCGTGCCCTGCGGCTCCTGGTTCTCCGGTCCCTGGTTCTCCGGTCCCTGGTTTTCTCGTCCCTGGTTCTCCTGTCCCCGGTCCTTCTGCGCCTGGCGGTACAGGGCGCTCGCCCGCTCGGGGTCGCCGCGCATCCCGCGGACCTGAAGGGCGGCCAGCCGGTCGGGATCGTAGGTCTCGGCGAGGAGCGCGGTGGCCCGGGCGCTGCCGTTGCGGACGCCGAGGGTGAGGAAGAGCCGCGCCCCGCTGATGTCGCCGCGCCCGATCAGGACCGCGACCCGCGCCAGCAGCCGCTCCTCGTCGAGCGCCGCCGCGCTCGTCGGCGACGGCGCCGCGCCGGGGCGGGCCCGGAGCACCAGCGAGGGCTCGGATCCGCGGCCCGCCTGCGGCCGGGGTCCGGCGGCGTGGTCGGGGCTGCTCCTCAGGCGGTCGAGCCGCCCGCGCGTCTCGGCGCCGGCCTGCTCGGCCGCGAGCCGGCCCTGCTCGGCCCGGTCGCGCTCGCCGGCGACCTGGGCCGCGCGGGCGGTCGCCTCCGACCGGGCGACCTGGGCGGCCCGCAGGGCGACGGCGAGGCGGCGCAGGCCCGCCCGCATCATCGCGCGCTCCCGCGCCGCCGAGGCCGCCTGCGCCTGGAGGGCGACCCGCGCGGTCTCGACCGCGCCCTCGAGCGCCGCGACGCGCCTCTGCGCCTCCGAAAGCGCGCTCGCCAGATGCTCGCCCCGCGCCCGCTCGGCGTCGAGCGCCTGCCTGTGCCCGTCGGCCGCCCCTTCTGCGACTCGGCGCGCCTCCTCGGCGGTGGTCAGGGACCGGGAGGCGTCGCGGTCCTGCAACGCCTGCGCCCGCAGGGCCTCGACCTCGGCCCGGGCGGCGGCGAGCTGGTGCCGGGCCGCCGCCGCGGCCTGCGACAGGTCGCTCGCCCGCGCCTCCGCCTGCTCCAGGCGCCGGCGCCCCTCGGCCGCCTCGCCCTCCGCCTGACGCACCCGCGCCTCGGCTTGGAGCCTGGCTTCAGCCTGGAGCCTGGCTTCAGCCTGGAGACGGGCCTCCTCGGCGGCCCGCGGATCGGGCGCCGGGGCGACGGGCTTCGCCGGGGGACGCGGCGGCTCGCCCGCCTGCCGCGCCAGGATCGCGCGCGCCTGCATCTGGCGCGGCACCCCGGCCCGGTCGGCCTCGGTGGCCTCGGCGGCGGAGCCCGCGGGCGGAGGGACCGCCGCGGGCGCCGGGGTCGCGTCCGGGGAAGGGCCTTCCATCGTGAGCACCGCGCCGGTCGCCGCGACGCTCAAGGCTCCTGCCAGGCCGAGCCAGAACTTCATCCCTCGCCCCTTCGGCTTGCGCGGGCTCCCGGGGGGCCGCGCCGTCTCAGTCGCGGCCGAGAGTGGGCCGCGGGGGTGGACCGGGGCTATCTGGGCGATGGGAGCGGGGTTCGAAGGCCGTGCCTCCCTCAAAGCTGGGCGGCGCCTCCCCCAAAGCCGGGCGGCGCCTCGCCGAAAGGTGCGGGGCGCCTCCCCCTTCAGGCCGAGGCGGCCCGCCGGATCGCAGCCCGCACCCGCTCGGGCGCCTCGAAGGGCAGGAAGTGGGTCGTGCCCGGCACCGTCTCGACCTCCACACCGGGGCGGGGATCGGCGTCGAGGGCGCAGGTGCTGCCGGTCTCGGCCCGCAGGATCTCGGCCGGGCGGGCCAGCCGCGCCAGCGCTGCCCAGGGGTCGTGGCCCTGCGCCATGTAGCTCGACGCTTCCCAGGCCCCGGTGCAGGTCAGCGTCACGCCGCCGGGGCCCTCGCGAAACCCGTCCGCCACGTAATCGGCGAGGGGCGCCTCCGGCCAGGTGCGGAACGCGCCGCGCCCCGCATAGGCGGCGAGCGCCGCCGCCCGGGACGGGAAGTCGCTGCGCCGCCGCAGCGCCCCTTCCGCGAGGCCGGCATGGCCCTCTCCGCGCCGCGCCGGGGGCTGGATCACCGGATCGAGCAGCACGAGGCGGCGCACCCGTTCCGGCCGCTCGGCGGCGGCGAGCAGCGAGGCGGTGCCGCCCATCGAGTGACCGATCAGCACGAGGGGCCTCGTATCGAGCCGGTCGAGGAGCGCGATCAGGTCCTGCGTGACGTCCGACCAGTCCGTCCGGCCCTCGGGCTCGGCCGGCAGCGTCGAGAGGCCGTGGCCGCGATGGTCGTAGGCGAGCACGCGCAGGTCGGAGAGCGGCGCCAGCAGGCTGCGGTAGGTGCGGGCGTTGAAGCCGTTGGCATGCAGCAGGACCGCGTCGAGGGGCCGGTCGGCCGGCCCGAATTCGAGCGCGGCGAGGCGCCCGCCCGAGGGGTCGCCGATGTCGATCGTCCGCCGTGCCAGCCCGTCGCTCACGCCCGCATCCCCTTCGGCCGCGCCAGGGCGGTGCCGGCCGCGCCGAGCGCCATCAGCACGGCGGTGCCGAGGAAGACCGCCCGCATCCCGACATGCCCGCCGACGAAGCCGCCGAGCAGCGGCCCCACCACCTGCCCGACGTACTGCGACGAGGTCGAATAGCCAAGCATCGTCCCGGCGACCCGGTCGGGCACCGAGTGGCGGATCACGCTGGCGATGCAGGGCAGGAGCCCGCCGAGCGCCAGACCCATCAGGAAGCGTAAGAGCACGAGCTGCCAGTCGCTCGTCACCAGGGCCTGGGGCACCAGCAGCACCGCGGACGCCGTCAGGCTCGCCGTGATGACGGTCCAGGGGCCGATCCGGTCCGCGAGCCGCCCGAGGCGCGGCGCCGACAGGATGCTGCCCAAGGCGGTCGCCGACATCGCGAGGCCGGCGATCAGCGTGACCCGGGCGGGATCGGGCGTCAGCTCGGCGACGTAGACGGTGATGATCGGCTCGACCGACATCACCGCGAGCATCAGGAGCATCCCGGTCGCCAGCATGGCGAGCGCCGGTCGCTTGTCGGGGATGCTGGAGAAGCCTCCGCCGGCGCGGGCCGAGCGCGGCGGGCGCGGCTCCTCGCGGATCAGCAGCAGGGTGGCGAGGAAGGCCACGAAGATCACCGCGCCGGCGGCGAGGAACGTGGCGCGGATGCCGATCACGGGCGGCAGCACCCCGCCGACGAGGGGCCCGACGAGGTTGCCCGCCATGATGCCGGAGGCGAGCGTGCCGAGCGCCCAGGCCGAGCGGTCCTTCGGCGTCTGCGTCGCCACCAGCACCGTCGAGCCCGAGGCGTAGCCGCCGAGAAGCCCCGCGAGCAGCCGCAGGGCCACGAGCTGCCAGACGTTGCCGGCCATGCCGATCAGCGACATCGCCACCGCCATGCCGAGGCTCGCCCGGATCAGCATCAGCTTGCGGCCGTAGAGATCGGCGAGCCGCCCCCAGAGCGGCGCCACCAGGGCGGCGCTGAGGAAGGTCGCCCCGAACGCGATGCCGGACCACTGCACGATCGCCGCCTGGTCCTTGACGCCCAGCTCCTCGACGTAGAGCGGCAGGAACGGCAGGAGCAGCGTCATCGCCACGATGGTGGTGAACGAGCCGAACACGCAGACCGCGAGGTTGCGCCGCCAATGGATGTCCGCCGGCGCGTCGTCGGATCCTGCGCTTCCCTTGGCCGCCGCGCTGGTGTCGCGGGTCATCGTGGGCTCCCTTCCCCTCGCGCGGTCGTCCGGCACCGGGGGGCAGGACCCTAGACGCCCCGCCGCCCGGCGCGAACCCGTCCCGGACGCGCGCGGGCATGCCCTGCTGTCATGCCGGCCGCTCTCTTGCCGGCCGCTCTCCTGCCGGCCGCCAGTCCGGCCAGGCGGAGACCCGGTGCACCAGGCGGCGATCGCGATAGGCTTCGCCGAACGGCGCCAGCTCCCAGTCCCATTCCCGCGGCGCCGGGCCGGGATCGATCCCGTAGAGGAGGTCGATCCGCTCCCGCACCCGCCCGTACCGGTCCTCCTCGGCCTCGTCGCGGTCGGTGACGAGGCAGATGCGGGCGGAGAGGCCGGCGAGGGCGTCGAGATGCGCCGCCACGATGCGGCGCCCGAAGGCCTCGGGGTCGGTCCAGGCCCCGATCCGGCCCGCCGCCTCGAGCCGCGCGACCGGCAGGATCGGCAGCTGCGACAGGAGGTTGGCCGAGACCACGAGGTCGGCCCCGCGGCAAACCGGCGGCAGGAGCGGCCCGAACGCGTCGCGCGCGCCGAGGAGCAGCCCTTGCGCGCCGCTGAGGTCGTGGGTCACGCGCGAGACGTTGGGATGGCGCCGCGCCCGCCACCGCGCCCGCCAGGGATGCACCGCGTCGACCAGCACCACCCGCCGGAAGGCGCTCGCGAGCGCGTCGATCGGCACGTCGTCGAGGAGGCCCGAGCCCAGCACCACCGCGGTGTCGCGCCGGGCGAGACCCTCGATCGCCGCCCGCACCGTGGCCTTCGCCGCGGCGAGGTGCGGCGCCCAAGGCGCGCGGCAGCGCCGCGAGCGCGAGGCGAGCCGCACGCTGTCGCCGACGTAGCCGAGGCGCCGCGCGGGCAGCGGCGCCGGCAGGACGAGCCAGTGCGCGAGGTCGAGGAGCACTACAGGCCCCCGGCCTCCACCACGAAGCGGGCCACCGCCTCGACGCCGTCGCCGTGGCGCAGGGACGCGAAC
The sequence above is drawn from the Methylobacterium terrae genome and encodes:
- a CDS encoding acyl-CoA dehydrogenase, with translation MTTYRAPVAEMAFTLRHVAGLDRAIAEGLHGDLSDDLVDTILDEAGRFANDVVAPLNTIGDRHGTPLKDGVVTMPPGYREAYRAWTEGGWNALPGPVEYGGQGLPILLNAACIEMWNSAAMAFGLGPLLTAGGVEALSRHGSEELRARYLEKLVSGEWTATMNLTEPQAGSDLSVMRTRAEPAGDGSYRISGEKIYITWGEHDLTDNIVHLVLARLPDAPAGTRGISLFLVPKVLPDGARNALKCAGIEHKLGIHGSPTCTMVYDGATGWLVGEANRGLACMFTMMNNARLGVGLQGVAIAERAYQQALSYARDRRQGRATAAAEGASAIIEHPDVQRMLLTMKALTGASRGICYLTAEAIDRAHRAPDEAARRAAQARASLLTPVAKAFSTDIGIEVASLGIQVHGGMGFVEETGAAQHLRDARIAAIYEGTNGIQAIDLVTRKLPLENGAVVRGQIGAMRLVAERVLKEGGPAFGHTAPRLRETIEALDRATSHLLKALGSNRPEEALAGATPYLRLFGLAQGGACLAQAALAANAAAKAGSTDPAHPARIVLARFFAENLATAARGLEETVTGGGGFLQDGALALAG
- a CDS encoding L-threonylcarbamoyladenylate synthase; the protein is MPTRRLTADDAGVAEAGALLRAGRLVAIPTETVYGLGADAGSPAAVAAIYAAKERPRFNPLIAHLPDLAGARREGAFGTDALRLAEAFWPGPLTLVVPVAAGGRVCDLARAGLPSVALRVPASPLARAVLAAAGRPVAAPSANRSGQVSPTQADHVLGDLDGRIAAVLDGGPCPVGVESTIVACLSGDPVLLRPGGVSREALEAVLGRRLATPTAPAGAAPVAPGLLASHYAPRAAVRLDATEVRPGEAVLLFGGAAPRGLDSALLALNLSPAGDLGQAAARLFAYLRRLDAAGPATIAVAPIPEAGLGEAIRDRLARAAAPR
- a CDS encoding MFS transporter: MTRDTSAAAKGSAGSDDAPADIHWRRNLAVCVFGSFTTIVAMTLLLPFLPLYVEELGVKDQAAIVQWSGIAFGATFLSAALVAPLWGRLADLYGRKLMLIRASLGMAVAMSLIGMAGNVWQLVALRLLAGLLGGYASGSTVLVATQTPKDRSAWALGTLASGIMAGNLVGPLVGGVLPPVIGIRATFLAAGAVIFVAFLATLLLIREEPRPPRSARAGGGFSSIPDKRPALAMLATGMLLMLAVMSVEPIITVYVAELTPDPARVTLIAGLAMSATALGSILSAPRLGRLADRIGPWTVITASLTASAVLLVPQALVTSDWQLVLLRFLMGLALGGLLPCIASVIRHSVPDRVAGTMLGYSTSSQYVGQVVGPLLGGFVGGHVGMRAVFLGTAVLMALGAAGTALARPKGMRA
- a CDS encoding TAXI family TRAP transporter solute-binding subunit; this translates as MTRRAALWLALLLPWTVAEARAQPADPPPAAAPAPARPVRAVPPRPRGQAPAPRETAEDVALGSHLNANTVAVISGTPGGTYFRMASDLAFVLDGVNDLRVLPVMGKGAGQNAYDLRYLRGIDIGFVRTDSLDQLRKDKRVGNASSHIAVIARLFNDELHVVASREITDIRQLAGRKVSFDVRGSGTDVSGRAMFAGIGLTVDPVNVDQPTALAMLERGEIAALVSVAAKPVAVLSEFQGGDRFRLLDVPFAGGAAESYMPAELTHADYPLLAPEGSAVRTLAVGTILAAYNWPKGSERYTRIARFVDAFFGRYDAFLKAPRHPKWREVNLTAEVPDWPRFPAARDWLERRGGPAPKVAAGPGEVAQFLAQRRGAGEVDRDQLYQEFLRWRDGRGR
- a CDS encoding alpha/beta fold hydrolase, yielding MSDGLARRTIDIGDPSGGRLAALEFGPADRPLDAVLLHANGFNARTYRSLLAPLSDLRVLAYDHRGHGLSTLPAEPEGRTDWSDVTQDLIALLDRLDTRPLVLIGHSMGGTASLLAAAERPERVRRLVLLDPVIQPPARRGEGHAGLAEGALRRRSDFPSRAAALAAYAGRGAFRTWPEAPLADYVADGFREGPGGVTLTCTGAWEASSYMAQGHDPWAALARLARPAEILRAETGSTCALDADPRPGVEVETVPGTTHFLPFEAPERVRAAIRRAASA